Genomic DNA from Pistricoccus aurantiacus:
TCTTCTCCCAGCGCCGGATGCGAGATCGGATTCAGCTGCCGATAGTCGATGCCTTCACGTCGCAGCAGATAGTGCAGCAGACGCTCCGCCCCGGCTTCCGGCTGTCGGCAAACGATTCTCGGGCGCTCACGTACAAGATCGCCCAGCGCGGTTATTCCTAGCGGATTCCCCTGGGCCAGCAGCAAGCCTTGCCGACGCTTTGCCCAGTGAATCAGCACCAGGTCGCGTACCCCGCCAAGCCCCAGATCCTGGGGCTGATTATAGGAACCTCGCTCGAAATCGATCATGTGCAGCCCCGCCAGCATGGCCTCGTCCGTGAGCAGCCGGCGTACGCCGTCGCCGCTTCCATGGCACAGCAACGCCAGGTTCGAGCCGCTTTCTCGTACTGCCCACTCCAGAAGCGGGTCCTGACTGCCCGCCAGCACGCAGGGAAGCCGCTTGTCCGGCGGCTGATCGCCTTCCAGATGATTCATCAACCACAGATCGATACTTTGGCGAGGAAACAGCAGCTTGCCAGTCACCTTGGTGCAGGGAATCTGCCCTTGCTTGACCAGATCGTAGACCTTGCGCTCTTTCAATCGCAGGTAGTCGGCCACTTCGGCAGTGGTCAGGTAAGCGTATGAAGACGTCATGACAGTCATTCCTGATTTTTGTCCTGCTTGAGCCGATGTTTTGCTTTTTTTATGCATCAGGTTGCATATTTTTCACAACCGGCTGCAAACGCACAGAATAACGCACATCATGCAACAAGTAGCTATACAGCAATCATGCCGTTGGCTCACGGGAGAACGCATGGCCGCCGCGGACAGCGCCTTACATACCGCCCTGGAACTGGTGTTGGGGCTTGATCCAACCCTGATGGGCATCGTGCTGCTTTCGGTCAAGGTTTCCTTGACGGCGGTGCTGTTGGCCTGCGTGGTCGGTTTACCTCTGGGGGCAGCGCTGGCGTTATGGCAATTTCCGGGGCGCGGCGCGCTGGTGGTGGCACTCAACGCCTTGATGGGCCTGCCGCCGGTGGTGGCGGGCCTGGCGGTTTATCTATTGCTCTCGCGCGCGGGACCGCTAGGGGAATTCGGCCTGCTATTCACTCCCGGCGCCATGGTGGTGGCGCAGTTCGTGCTGGTGATGCCCATCGTCGCCGCCCTGACCCGGCAGCAGATCGAGGAACTATGGGGCGAATACGGCGAGCAGCTGCGTTCTTTCGGCGTATCGCGGGGGCGGGCGATTCCCACGCTCTTGTGGGACGCGCGTTTCGGCCTGGTCACGGTAGTACTGGCGGGATTCGGCCGCGCCAGCGCCGAGGTGGGAGCGGTGATGATTGTCGGTGGCAATATTGACGGTGTTACTCGGGTGATGACCACTGCCATCACGCTGGAAACCAGCAAAGGCAATCTGGCGATGGCCATGGGCCTCGGTATGGTGCTGCTGACCTTGGTGGCGCTGGTCAATGCCACCGCCTACATGATTGGTGAAAACGCCCGCAGGCGCCTGGCGTGAGCAACCTGAATATCGAGCTTGACGAATACACGCTGAGCCTGGATCGAGTCTGCTACGAACATAACGGCCAACGCTTGCTGGGTCCGATCTCTCTGGAAATCTCGACCCCGGGCAAGACGTTGATCATGGGGCCTAACGGCTCGGGCAAGAGCCTGCTGATGCGGCTCTGCCACGGCCTGCTGGCGCCCAGCAACGGCGTGGTGCAATGGCGACATCAAGGCAGGCCTCGTCAGGCCGGGCCGCATCAGGCCGGGCCTCGCCAGGCCATGGTGTTTCAGCGTTCGGTGCTGCTGCGGCGCTCCGCGCTGGCCAACCTTACCTACGCCCTTGCCATTCAGAAGGTGCCGCGCCGATACCGCAAGGCGTTGGCGCGAGAAGCCCTCGAACGTTTTGGACTGGCGTCTCTGGCCCAGCGTTCGGCGCGGGTGCTTTCCGGCGGCGAACAGCAGCGTCTCGCCTTGGCGCGGGCCTGGCTGATCCGGCCCGAGGTGCTGTTTCTCGACGAACCCACTTCGG
This window encodes:
- a CDS encoding helix-turn-helix transcriptional regulator, with amino-acid sequence MTSSYAYLTTAEVADYLRLKERKVYDLVKQGQIPCTKVTGKLLFPRQSIDLWLMNHLEGDQPPDKRLPCVLAGSQDPLLEWAVRESGSNLALLCHGSGDGVRRLLTDEAMLAGLHMIDFERGSYNQPQDLGLGGVRDLVLIHWAKRRQGLLLAQGNPLGITALGDLVRERPRIVCRQPEAGAERLLHYLLRREGIDYRQLNPISHPALGEDDLALAISQDEAEVGLGVEAAARRHGLHFLPLHTERFDLALRRRSYFEPPIQRLLAFAQGKRCQARAHAMGGYDVSEMGAIAYNA
- a CDS encoding ABC transporter permease translates to MAAADSALHTALELVLGLDPTLMGIVLLSVKVSLTAVLLACVVGLPLGAALALWQFPGRGALVVALNALMGLPPVVAGLAVYLLLSRAGPLGEFGLLFTPGAMVVAQFVLVMPIVAALTRQQIEELWGEYGEQLRSFGVSRGRAIPTLLWDARFGLVTVVLAGFGRASAEVGAVMIVGGNIDGVTRVMTTAITLETSKGNLAMAMGLGMVLLTLVALVNATAYMIGENARRRLA
- a CDS encoding ATP-binding cassette domain-containing protein; amino-acid sequence: MSNLNIELDEYTLSLDRVCYEHNGQRLLGPISLEISTPGKTLIMGPNGSGKSLLMRLCHGLLAPSNGVVQWRHQGRPRQAGPHQAGPRQAMVFQRSVLLRRSALANLTYALAIQKVPRRYRKALAREALERFGLASLAQRSARVLSGGEQQRLALARAWLIRPEVLFLDEPTSALDPAAIKAVEDAVEEFHRNGCRILMSTHDLNQARRLADEVVFLCNGQLIEHSAAERFFSNPRSTKAAAFIKGELVW